The proteins below are encoded in one region of Amycolatopsis acidiphila:
- a CDS encoding glycoside hydrolase family 88 protein has translation MDSQFTGEFLPTPEEIEEMGRRVTGAVLGGGADRAAHYAEHGRWVYRPIDEASRWVGTDYDHGNWTTGFWAGAMLHLAQLGCADDGLVERARTLSAKLDCRVDDHGTHDIGFIFWPSAALVARLFGDPAAASSALRAAEVLAERRVPGSGHLQAFGAIGEDRSRPTSTIDTMMNLPLLWWAYHQTGAPVWAETARAHADRTARSLLRPDGSTYHLARIGDDGEPFWQGTFQGAADDSCWARGQAWGIAGYLTMACETGSAEYGRIAARLLDYYCGSHDIDALTPYDLVVDTGIQDSSAAAIVCYGLALTLRRDADLARLVGAEDRLARMLRALRRDALFQDEVGVLAHACYSAPHRLGTDGPLPYGDYYYLAALALARGVADLVPE, from the coding sequence ATGGACAGTCAATTCACCGGCGAATTCCTGCCGACCCCGGAAGAAATCGAAGAAATGGGCAGGCGGGTGACCGGCGCGGTGCTCGGTGGGGGCGCCGACCGGGCCGCGCACTACGCCGAGCACGGCCGCTGGGTCTACCGCCCCATCGACGAGGCCAGCCGGTGGGTCGGCACGGACTACGACCACGGCAACTGGACGACCGGGTTCTGGGCGGGGGCGATGCTGCACCTCGCTCAGCTCGGCTGCGCCGACGACGGCCTCGTCGAGCGAGCCCGGACGCTCTCGGCCAAGCTGGACTGCCGGGTGGACGATCATGGCACGCACGACATCGGGTTCATCTTCTGGCCGAGCGCGGCACTGGTCGCCCGGCTGTTCGGCGATCCGGCCGCGGCGTCCTCGGCGTTGCGGGCCGCCGAGGTCCTGGCGGAGCGACGGGTACCCGGTTCGGGCCACCTGCAGGCGTTCGGCGCGATCGGCGAGGACCGGTCCAGGCCCACCAGCACGATCGACACGATGATGAACCTGCCGCTGCTGTGGTGGGCGTACCACCAGACCGGGGCACCGGTATGGGCCGAGACCGCCCGCGCGCACGCCGATCGGACCGCCCGGAGCCTGCTGCGCCCGGACGGCTCCACCTACCACCTGGCGCGGATCGGCGACGACGGCGAACCGTTCTGGCAGGGCACGTTCCAGGGCGCGGCCGATGACTCCTGCTGGGCCCGCGGTCAGGCGTGGGGAATCGCCGGTTACCTCACCATGGCGTGTGAAACCGGTTCGGCGGAGTACGGTCGGATCGCGGCGCGGCTGCTCGACTACTACTGCGGAAGCCACGACATCGACGCGCTGACACCGTACGACCTGGTGGTGGACACCGGCATCCAGGACTCGTCGGCCGCCGCGATCGTGTGCTACGGCCTCGCTCTCACATTGCGGCGGGACGCGGACCTGGCTCGTCTGGTGGGGGCGGAAGACCGGCTGGCCCGCATGTTGCGGGCGTTGCGGCGCGACGCGCTTTTCCAGGACGAGGTCGGTGTGCTCGCCCACGCCTGCTATTCGGCGCCCCACCGGCTCGGGACGGACGGGCCCTTGCCGTACGGCGACTACTACTACCTCGCCGCGCTGGCGCTGGCGCGCGGTGTGGCCGACCTCGTCCCGGAGTGA
- a CDS encoding LacI family DNA-binding transcriptional regulator, whose amino-acid sequence MTGAARPGTAKAVAELAGVSVTTVSRVLSGQATAIPQETQDRVLAAARQLRYRPNSLARALRKGTTQSIGLVVPDISDAYFHQVARGVEDVAQAAGCVVILTNTDRVPAREEACVNLLLDKRVDGIVFAGGGIDDDTHLDGFDWSSTRVVTIGPHQLPFPSITVDDSAAISDAVHHLAEISCRRILCLAGRPNWLVTQRRLAGYRQAVAELGLDADPDLVAYGDFTEPAGEELTAKAIAAGSFDGVIAFNDYTAIGAMHALGSAGVRVPDDVAVIGCDDIPVARMVHPALTSVGFSQYEFGRKAAEMVLGSVPLPAGQRITFPHELLRRHSTARR is encoded by the coding sequence ATGACCGGAGCCGCGCGACCGGGTACCGCCAAGGCGGTCGCCGAACTGGCCGGGGTCTCGGTGACCACGGTCTCCCGGGTGCTCAGCGGGCAGGCCACGGCGATCCCGCAGGAGACGCAGGACCGGGTGCTCGCCGCCGCGCGCCAGCTTCGCTACCGGCCCAACTCCCTGGCGCGGGCCCTGCGCAAGGGCACGACGCAAAGCATCGGCCTGGTCGTGCCGGACATCTCCGACGCCTACTTCCACCAGGTGGCCCGCGGGGTCGAGGACGTCGCGCAGGCCGCGGGCTGCGTGGTCATCCTGACCAACACCGATCGCGTGCCCGCCCGTGAGGAAGCCTGCGTGAACCTGCTGCTGGACAAGCGGGTCGACGGCATCGTGTTCGCCGGCGGCGGGATCGACGACGACACCCACCTCGACGGCTTCGACTGGAGCTCGACCAGGGTGGTCACGATCGGGCCGCACCAGTTGCCCTTCCCGTCGATCACCGTGGACGACTCCGCCGCCATTTCCGACGCGGTGCACCACTTGGCGGAGATCTCGTGCCGCCGCATCCTTTGCCTCGCCGGGCGGCCCAACTGGCTGGTCACCCAGCGGCGGCTCGCGGGCTACCGGCAGGCGGTCGCGGAACTGGGCCTCGACGCCGACCCGGATCTCGTCGCCTACGGCGATTTCACCGAGCCGGCCGGCGAAGAGCTCACCGCCAAGGCGATCGCCGCTGGCTCGTTCGACGGCGTCATCGCGTTCAACGACTACACCGCCATCGGCGCGATGCACGCGCTGGGGTCGGCCGGCGTCCGGGTGCCGGACGACGTCGCCGTCATCGGCTGCGACGACATCCCGGTGGCCCGGATGGTGCACCCGGCGCTGACCAGCGTCGGCTTCTCCCAGTACGAATTCGGTCGCAAGGCCGCGGAGATGGTCCTGGGCTCGGTCCCGCTCCCGGCCGGCCAGCGCATCACGTTCCCGCACGAACTCCTGCGGCGGCACAGCACAGCCCGCCGCTGA
- a CDS encoding fumarylacetoacetate hydrolase family protein yields the protein MTHLVRFAEPGHPAAIRVGVLDDEGEHLRALPVASMSELLSRPLTEIRALVAAAAGAPAVPAPGARLLPPLDGRMEVWAAGVTYRRSEEARREESADEDIYARVYHAQRPELFFKSAAWRVVTEGEPIVIRADSPNNVPEPELGLLLTSRGEIAGYLVVDDVSSRSIEGENPLYLPQAKIYQGSCAVSAGVRPAWEIDDPLKLDLSMRILRDGREVFSGRANTGEMNRKPAELVEYLLRDNAYPDGVVLSTGTSIVPGLDLGLAEADVVEIEIGEVGALRTPVVRGAGKLDQG from the coding sequence CGCCCTTCCCGTGGCCAGCATGAGCGAACTGCTCAGCCGGCCGCTGACGGAAATCCGGGCGCTGGTCGCTGCGGCCGCCGGCGCACCGGCCGTGCCCGCGCCCGGTGCGCGGTTGCTGCCACCCCTCGACGGGCGAATGGAGGTGTGGGCGGCCGGCGTGACCTACCGCCGGTCGGAGGAGGCCCGCCGCGAGGAAAGCGCGGACGAGGACATCTATGCCCGCGTCTACCACGCCCAGCGGCCCGAGCTGTTCTTCAAGTCCGCGGCCTGGCGGGTGGTCACCGAAGGCGAGCCGATCGTCATCCGGGCCGACTCGCCCAACAACGTGCCGGAGCCCGAGCTCGGCCTGCTGCTGACGAGCCGCGGCGAAATCGCCGGCTACCTGGTGGTCGACGACGTCAGCTCGCGCAGCATCGAGGGCGAGAACCCGCTGTACCTGCCGCAGGCGAAGATCTACCAGGGCTCCTGCGCGGTCTCGGCCGGAGTGCGGCCGGCCTGGGAGATCGACGATCCGCTGAAGCTGGACCTGAGCATGCGGATCCTGCGCGACGGGCGAGAGGTGTTCAGCGGGCGCGCCAACACCGGTGAGATGAACCGCAAGCCGGCCGAGCTGGTCGAGTACCTCTTGCGGGACAACGCTTATCCCGACGGGGTGGTGCTCTCGACCGGCACCTCGATCGTGCCAGGGCTCGATCTCGGCCTGGCCGAAGCAGACGTGGTCGAAATCGAGATCGGCGAGGTGGGCGCCCTGCGCACCCCGGTGGTCCGGGGTGCGGGCAAGCTCGATCAGGGTTGA
- a CDS encoding dihydrodipicolinate synthase family protein — translation MDLNGVIPANILPLDDDLSIDVEAYRRHVRHLAGITGVVAITCNGHAAEVSSLDRAERRKAVALAAETINGKVPLISGVYADNHIQAVEYARDAKDEGADALLVFPLPALALGGSQEMGYRHVAELAGATGLPLVLFSYPEFTGMHYGLDTLARICSLEQVVAVKEWSLDLRKHEETRRVLRELDHPVSLLTSFSTNLLPALASGADGILSGHGSVIADLQVRLLAAVRAHDLAEAERQYARIQALTRVIYRAPMANMYARMKEHLIMLGHELGPAVRPPLERVSEAERGQLRQALAEAGLLPTGAR, via the coding sequence GTGGACCTCAACGGAGTAATTCCGGCCAATATCCTTCCCCTCGACGACGACCTCTCGATCGACGTCGAGGCCTACCGCAGGCACGTGCGGCACCTTGCCGGCATCACCGGCGTCGTGGCCATCACCTGCAACGGGCACGCCGCCGAAGTGAGTAGTCTGGACCGGGCGGAACGGCGGAAAGCCGTCGCGCTCGCCGCGGAGACAATCAACGGGAAAGTACCGCTGATTTCCGGCGTCTACGCGGACAATCATATTCAGGCGGTCGAGTACGCCCGGGACGCGAAAGACGAGGGCGCGGACGCGCTGCTCGTTTTTCCGCTGCCGGCACTGGCGCTGGGTGGCAGCCAGGAAATGGGCTACCGGCACGTGGCCGAGCTCGCCGGCGCGACCGGCCTGCCGCTCGTGCTGTTCTCCTATCCCGAGTTCACGGGGATGCACTACGGCCTGGACACCCTGGCGCGCATCTGCTCGCTCGAGCAGGTCGTCGCGGTCAAGGAGTGGAGCCTGGACCTGCGCAAGCACGAGGAGACCCGCCGCGTGCTGCGCGAGCTGGACCATCCGGTCTCGCTGCTCACCAGCTTCAGCACGAACCTGCTACCGGCGCTGGCCTCGGGCGCGGACGGTATCCTGTCCGGGCACGGCAGTGTGATCGCCGACCTGCAGGTACGCCTGCTGGCCGCGGTGCGGGCGCACGACCTCGCCGAGGCCGAGCGGCAGTACGCCCGCATCCAGGCGCTCACCAGGGTGATCTACCGTGCGCCGATGGCGAACATGTATGCCAGGATGAAGGAGCACCTGATCATGCTCGGGCACGAGCTCGGCCCGGCGGTACGTCCGCCGCTGGAACGGGTGAGCGAGGCCGAACGCGGGCAACTGCGGCAGGCGCTCGCCGAGGCCGGGCTGCTTCCGACGGGCGCACGATGA
- a CDS encoding MaoC family dehydratase, which translates to MTDGNTATKLVPISPELAEGAFAIGRTTTFTKTVGESDIYLFAGVSGDLGPNHVDEEYMSKTRYGHRIAHGVLIVSYMSTCSSKLIEEAGNEPAVSYGYDRVRFVKPVFIGDTVTVTYTVAERDDELGEIRSQVTAQNQHGDVVAVATHILRRV; encoded by the coding sequence ATGACTGACGGCAACACCGCCACCAAACTGGTGCCCATCTCGCCCGAACTCGCCGAAGGTGCCTTCGCGATCGGCCGCACGACCACCTTCACGAAGACTGTCGGCGAGAGCGACATCTACCTTTTCGCCGGTGTGAGCGGCGATCTCGGCCCGAACCACGTGGACGAGGAGTACATGAGCAAGACCCGGTACGGGCACCGGATCGCGCACGGCGTGCTCATCGTCTCCTACATGTCGACGTGTTCCTCGAAGCTGATCGAGGAAGCGGGCAACGAACCCGCCGTGTCCTACGGCTACGACCGGGTCCGGTTCGTCAAACCCGTGTTCATCGGCGACACCGTGACGGTGACCTACACCGTCGCCGAACGCGACGACGAGCTCGGTGAGATCAGGTCCCAGGTGACCGCACAGAACCAGCACGGCGACGTGGTCGCGGTCGCCACCCACATCCTGCGGAGGGTCTGA
- a CDS encoding MFS transporter has protein sequence MSLQTAMSNRRYRVAIAISFAFFVAYFDRTNVSVLIANHEFTDSLGITGNKFAQGLLITGFLFPYGLCNFFTGPLGDKVGGRRGVIWSIIAWTVLMCAMGLVSNFVVMLALRIVLGLGESIMTPSCNMIVAEWFPDRERARANSAWLGGLFLAPAVSFPVIVWIVNTFGWRESFFVLAAVGLLVALPMMWRWTANRPEEMAGVSPAELRHIRDGQAKPADPEPIRTSLRRLFANYRYWLCVFSYMGYGLGFWGISTFVPSYLEHERHLGFTSSGTFAVIPWLTAAVLNLVGGMIGDRMPRGRVLMWSGGYVIGALLSYLGVATGTVGMSVVFISAAVGFLGFTLAPMWSVIQELTPRGTTGLGTGIANGFSYIASAFGPALVGALVDSTGSYDLGFFLLAGFLVVTALALAPLWRGHVRRGAQAEVPSTATKTESHHD, from the coding sequence ATGTCTCTGCAGACAGCCATGTCCAACCGCCGGTACCGAGTGGCCATCGCGATCTCCTTCGCGTTCTTCGTCGCCTACTTCGACCGGACCAACGTGTCGGTCCTCATCGCGAACCACGAGTTCACCGACAGCCTCGGCATCACCGGCAACAAATTCGCCCAGGGCCTGCTGATCACCGGGTTCCTGTTCCCTTACGGCCTGTGCAACTTCTTCACCGGACCGCTCGGCGACAAGGTCGGCGGCCGGCGCGGAGTGATCTGGTCGATCATCGCCTGGACCGTCCTGATGTGCGCGATGGGCCTGGTCTCGAACTTCGTCGTGATGCTCGCCCTGCGGATCGTGCTCGGGCTCGGCGAGTCCATCATGACCCCGTCCTGCAACATGATCGTCGCCGAATGGTTCCCGGACCGGGAACGCGCCCGGGCGAACTCGGCTTGGCTCGGCGGTCTGTTCCTGGCGCCCGCCGTCTCCTTCCCGGTCATCGTGTGGATCGTCAACACGTTCGGCTGGCGGGAGAGCTTCTTCGTGCTGGCGGCGGTCGGCTTGCTTGTCGCCCTGCCGATGATGTGGCGCTGGACCGCCAACCGCCCGGAGGAGATGGCCGGTGTGTCCCCGGCGGAACTGCGCCACATCCGCGACGGCCAGGCGAAACCGGCCGACCCCGAGCCGATCAGGACCAGCCTGCGCAGGCTGTTCGCGAACTACCGGTACTGGCTGTGCGTGTTCTCCTACATGGGATACGGCCTCGGTTTCTGGGGCATCAGCACGTTCGTGCCGTCCTATCTGGAGCATGAACGCCACCTGGGCTTCACCTCGTCCGGCACCTTCGCCGTGATTCCCTGGCTGACCGCCGCCGTGCTGAACCTGGTCGGCGGGATGATCGGCGACCGGATGCCCCGCGGCCGGGTGCTGATGTGGTCCGGCGGCTACGTCATCGGCGCGCTGCTGTCCTACCTCGGTGTGGCCACCGGGACGGTCGGCATGTCGGTGGTGTTCATCTCCGCGGCGGTCGGCTTCCTCGGCTTCACGCTGGCACCGATGTGGTCGGTCATCCAGGAGCTCACCCCGCGCGGCACCACCGGGCTGGGCACCGGCATCGCCAACGGCTTCTCCTACATCGCCTCGGCCTTCGGCCCGGCACTGGTCGGCGCGCTGGTGGACAGCACCGGCTCCTACGACCTCGGTTTCTTCCTGCTGGCCGGCTTCCTTGTGGTCACCGCACTGGCACTGGCGCCGTTGTGGCGCGGGCACGTCAGACGCGGCGCTCAGGCAGAAGTCCCTTCCACCGCAACGAAAACGGAGTCTCACCATGACTGA